One genomic segment of Hordeum vulgare subsp. vulgare chromosome 2H, MorexV3_pseudomolecules_assembly, whole genome shotgun sequence includes these proteins:
- the LOC123426291 gene encoding oxygen-evolving enhancer protein 2, chloroplastic, translated as MASTSCFLHQSTARLAASARPAPAVGRTQLFVCKAHKNDEAASDAAVVTSRRAALSLLAGAAAVAVKVSPAAAAYGEAANVFGKAKKNTDFVAYSGEGFKLMIPAKWNPSKEREFPGQVLRYEDNFDATSNLSVIINPTTKKTITDYGSPEEFLSQVGFLLGQQSYGGKTDSEGGFESDAVATANVLESSAPVVDGKQYYSITVLTRTADGDEGGKHQLITATVADGKLYVCKAQAGDKRWFKGAKKFVENAAGSFSVA; from the exons ATGgcgtccacctcctgcttcctccACCAGTCCACCGCGCGCCTGGCTGCCTCGGCGCGCCCTGCTCCCGCCGTCGGGCGCACCCAGCTGTTCGTCTGCAAGGCGCACAAGAATGACGAGGCTGCATCTGACGCTGCTGTCGTCACCAGCCGGCGCGCCGCGCTGTCCCTCCTCGCcggtgccgccgccgtcgccgtcaagGTCTCTCCCGCCGCTGCCGCCTACGGAGAAGCAG CGAACGTGTTCGGCAAGGCGAAGAAGAACACGGACTTCGTGGCGTACAGCGGCGAGGGGTTCAAACTGATGATCCCGGCCAAGTGGAACCCCAGCAAGGAGCGTGAGTTCCCTGGGCAGGTGCTCCGTTACGAGGACAACTTCGACGCCACCAGCAACCTTTCCGTTATAATCAACCCCACCACCAAGAAAACCATCACCGACTACGGTTCCCCTGAGGAGTTCCTCTCCCAGGTCGGCTTCCTCCTCGGCCAGCAGTCCTACGGCGGCAAGACCGACTCCGAG GGCGGCTTCGAGTCAGACGCTGTGGCGACGGCCAACGTGCTCGAGAGCTCGGCGCCGGTGGTGGACGGTAAGCAGTACTACAGCATAACGGTGCTCACCAGGACCGCGGACGGAGACGAGGGAGGGAAGCACCAGCTCATCACCGCCACCGTCGCCGACGGCAAGCTCTACGTCTGCAAGGCGCAAGCCGGAGACAAGAGGTGGTTCAAGGGCGCCAAGAAGTTCGTCGAGAACGCCGCAGGATCCTTCAGTGTCGCATAA